The Acidianus infernus genome window below encodes:
- a CDS encoding NCS1 family nucleobase:cation symporter-1: protein MAQEKLSNLKLDLSDYGQGQATISPDYYNENLIPVPKAMKNWNWINYSTIWAGMSHNVVAFELAGLLTFQYGAPLALFIIGFAYGTLLIALYLNGHIGAKWGIPYPVAVRPMFGLKGSSLPVIMRAAVALFWFAVQTYVGGTLIDAVISVFYPSWESLTANILGMPAHLAISFFIFWFLNVIVLFRGMNEVKNFELIAGPLIVVTLGGLFAYGIERAHGLGPLFTVTGSATPAEIGLSIASMAGVWATLVLNIPDFTRFSKSQKDQLIGQAIGLPIVVTLFSFIAVGITSTMSYIYHIPSSEALKYVNPVNIMYLFTGNQFLVLITGLSLVIATVSVNVAANIVSPVYDLIALFPRKLKTWSVSAIVAAIVALFYVPQLWYNNASTIFNLLNIIGAGLGAIAGIMIADYWIMRKTNLSLVDLFMPRGQYWYSEGINWKAILVLAVAFGIPIIGFAIPSLSPLYDYGWYLSVAVSLLLYLALNKVKKY, encoded by the coding sequence ATGGCTCAAGAGAAGTTATCCAATCTAAAGTTAGATCTATCTGATTACGGACAAGGACAAGCTACTATATCTCCCGACTATTATAATGAAAACCTAATTCCGGTTCCTAAAGCTATGAAAAACTGGAATTGGATAAACTATTCTACAATATGGGCCGGTATGTCTCACAACGTAGTAGCCTTCGAGCTTGCAGGGCTATTAACTTTTCAATACGGTGCTCCTTTAGCATTGTTTATTATAGGATTTGCATATGGCACTCTACTAATAGCATTATACCTTAATGGACATATAGGTGCCAAATGGGGAATTCCGTATCCAGTGGCGGTTAGACCGATGTTTGGACTTAAGGGTTCCTCATTACCAGTAATTATGAGAGCTGCTGTGGCCTTATTCTGGTTTGCTGTTCAAACTTATGTAGGAGGTACACTAATTGATGCTGTTATATCAGTGTTTTATCCTTCTTGGGAATCTCTAACAGCAAATATATTAGGTATGCCTGCACATTTAGCTATATCTTTCTTCATCTTCTGGTTTCTGAATGTTATAGTCTTGTTCAGAGGAATGAACGAGGTTAAGAATTTTGAACTTATAGCAGGTCCTCTAATTGTTGTGACGTTGGGTGGTTTATTTGCTTATGGAATAGAGAGAGCTCACGGGTTAGGTCCCTTATTTACTGTAACCGGTTCTGCCACACCTGCTGAGATAGGGTTATCAATAGCTTCTATGGCTGGAGTTTGGGCTACATTAGTTCTTAATATTCCTGATTTTACTAGATTTTCAAAGTCTCAGAAAGATCAACTAATAGGACAAGCAATAGGTCTACCTATTGTAGTCACTCTATTCTCATTCATAGCTGTAGGAATTACTTCTACAATGAGCTATATATATCACATTCCATCTAGTGAGGCACTCAAATATGTAAATCCAGTAAATATAATGTATCTATTTACCGGAAACCAATTCTTAGTATTAATAACTGGATTGAGCTTAGTAATAGCTACAGTTTCAGTTAACGTAGCTGCAAATATAGTATCCCCAGTATATGATCTAATAGCATTATTCCCTAGAAAATTAAAAACGTGGAGCGTATCAGCTATAGTAGCTGCTATAGTAGCCTTATTCTACGTACCGCAGTTATGGTACAATAACGCCTCTACGATATTTAATCTATTAAACATAATAGGAGCAGGATTAGGAGCAATAGCAGGAATCATGATTGCAGACTATTGGATAATGAGGAAGACTAACTTGAGCCTAGTAGATCTTTTCATGCCTAGAGGACAGTATTGGTATAGTGAAGGTATAAATTGGAAAGCAATTCTAGTTTTAGCGGTGGCTTTCGGAATTCCTATCATAGGATTTGCAATACCATCTTTATCGCCTTTATATGACTATGGGTGGTATCTATCGGTAGCTGTGAGCCTATTACTTTATCTGGCACTTAATAAGGTAAAGAAATATTAA